One window of Cryobacterium arcticum genomic DNA carries:
- a CDS encoding glycosyltransferase family 87 protein — MRIAVVSILLAVSAAVTGVVVVAFDLFRPHRDTAQLLIGTALLWLLFAAALVALRGVRGRAVGVLILAGSLLIGGAAMAGPPNTSTDSARYAWDGVVQNAGISPYAYVPADERLDDLRPTWLFPAPTEIDGALVCTGERIATVQRDSGEPLCSALNRTTVPTIYPPAAEIYFAAVRAVVGSDAGYWPLQLTGLLLSLGITGMLLVGMRRRGIDQRHAALWAWCPLVATEGITNSHVDLLGVAFTLAAVFWVSSGKRVRGGIMLGVAIGVKLIPAIAAPAMLKRQGWKVVVAAAATFALLYVPYVLSTGIAVLGYLPGYLSEEGYEDGSRFALVSLIAPGGAGIVLVAVLLAGLAAFTIWKTDPERPWLGQLVMIGGTLLILSPRYPWYALLLLPFVALSGRWEWLAIPLALTLRLLVPSLTVTRVSLAVALLVIVVVSVRRAGPGALGRGRAALARIGSRAPDRQRSAEN; from the coding sequence GTGCGTATTGCCGTCGTCTCGATTCTCCTGGCCGTCAGCGCGGCCGTCACCGGGGTCGTGGTGGTGGCTTTCGACCTGTTCCGGCCGCACCGGGACACCGCTCAGCTCCTGATCGGCACCGCGCTGCTCTGGCTGCTCTTCGCCGCCGCCCTGGTCGCCCTGCGCGGGGTACGGGGTCGTGCCGTGGGGGTGTTGATCCTGGCCGGATCGCTCCTGATCGGCGGCGCCGCGATGGCCGGACCGCCCAACACCAGCACCGACTCCGCCCGGTACGCCTGGGACGGGGTGGTGCAGAACGCCGGGATCTCTCCCTACGCGTATGTGCCCGCCGATGAGCGGCTCGACGACCTCCGGCCCACCTGGCTCTTCCCCGCCCCGACCGAGATCGACGGCGCCCTGGTTTGCACGGGCGAGCGGATCGCAACCGTGCAGCGGGACTCCGGCGAGCCGCTCTGCTCCGCACTGAACCGCACCACGGTGCCCACCATCTACCCGCCGGCTGCGGAGATCTACTTCGCGGCCGTGCGCGCCGTGGTCGGCTCCGACGCCGGCTACTGGCCGCTGCAGCTGACCGGACTGCTGCTCAGTCTCGGCATCACCGGGATGCTGCTGGTGGGGATGCGCCGCCGCGGCATCGACCAGCGCCACGCCGCCCTGTGGGCCTGGTGCCCGCTCGTTGCGACCGAGGGCATCACCAATTCCCATGTGGACCTGCTCGGTGTGGCCTTCACCCTCGCGGCGGTCTTCTGGGTGAGTAGCGGCAAACGCGTCCGCGGCGGAATCATGCTCGGGGTGGCCATCGGGGTCAAGCTGATCCCAGCGATCGCGGCACCGGCGATGCTCAAGCGGCAGGGCTGGAAGGTCGTCGTGGCGGCCGCGGCCACCTTCGCCCTTCTCTACGTTCCCTACGTGCTCTCCACCGGGATCGCGGTGCTTGGTTACCTGCCCGGCTACCTCAGCGAAGAGGGCTACGAGGACGGTTCCCGGTTTGCCCTGGTGTCCCTGATCGCCCCCGGCGGCGCCGGCATCGTCCTGGTCGCGGTGCTGCTGGCCGGCCTGGCCGCCTTCACGATCTGGAAGACCGATCCCGAGCGGCCGTGGCTCGGCCAACTCGTGATGATCGGCGGCACCCTGCTCATCCTCAGCCCCCGCTACCCCTGGTACGCGCTGTTGTTGCTGCCGTTCGTGGCTCTCAGCGGCCGGTGGGAGTGGCTGGCGATCCCGCTCGCGCTCACCCTGCGGCTCCTGGTTCCGTCGCTCACGGTCACCCGGGTCTCCCTGGCCGTGGCCCTCCTGGTGATCGTCGTCGTGTCGGTGCGCCGGGCCGGGCCGGGTGCCCTGGGGCGTGGCCGCGCCGCGCTCGCCCGGATCGGGTCCAGGGCTCCCGACCGGCAGCGGTCGGCCGAGAACTAG
- a CDS encoding DUF3499 family protein: protein MSARACTRISCSDEAVATLTFSYADSMAVLGPLAGTHEPHSYDLCDRHARLTTPPQGWQMIRHRLKAEADVAEDHPAVPH from the coding sequence ATGTCAGCCAGAGCGTGCACCCGTATCTCCTGTAGTGATGAGGCCGTGGCGACCCTCACCTTCTCCTACGCCGACTCGATGGCGGTGCTCGGACCCCTTGCCGGCACGCATGAGCCGCATAGTTACGACCTCTGTGACAGGCACGCCCGCCTGACCACTCCGCCGCAGGGATGGCAGATGATCCGGCATCGCCTCAAGGCCGAAGCCGATGTTGCCGAGGACCATCCAGCCGTTCCGCACTAA
- a CDS encoding DUF4129 domain-containing protein → MDPDAPEAQQWLRDELAKAPYQAAQPTWFDRLSQAILDWLSSLSFTGDGSSAWIPVVGALVGIAVLVAAVLIFGLPRRERRRQRAAGLFAADDRRSADQMRRAAQAAAGAGDWSLASAEQFRAIAQSLAERTILRPTPGTTAHSVAELAAEAFPAERDRLREGATVFESVRYLGGTGTEAGYRALLALDAALVAARPRLTAPTPVAP, encoded by the coding sequence GTGGATCCCGACGCGCCCGAGGCGCAGCAGTGGCTGCGGGACGAGCTTGCCAAGGCTCCGTACCAGGCGGCCCAGCCGACCTGGTTCGACCGGCTGAGCCAGGCGATCCTCGACTGGCTCTCCTCGCTCTCCTTCACCGGTGACGGCAGCAGCGCCTGGATCCCCGTGGTCGGCGCCCTCGTGGGCATCGCCGTTCTCGTTGCGGCGGTGCTGATCTTCGGACTGCCCCGGCGGGAACGGCGCCGCCAGCGCGCCGCCGGGCTCTTCGCCGCCGACGACCGCCGGAGCGCCGACCAGATGCGCCGCGCCGCGCAGGCCGCCGCCGGTGCCGGTGACTGGTCCCTGGCCAGTGCGGAGCAGTTCCGGGCGATCGCCCAATCCCTGGCCGAACGCACGATTCTCCGGCCCACGCCGGGCACCACCGCACACAGCGTCGCCGAGCTGGCCGCGGAGGCCTTCCCGGCGGAACGCGACAGGTTGCGAGAGGGCGCGACAGTGTTCGAGAGCGTGCGCTACCTGGGCGGCACGGGCACCGAAGCCGGTTATCGGGCGCTGCTCGCCCTCGACGCCGCCCTCGTGGCCGCCCGCCCCCGGCTGACGGCACCGACGCCGGTGGCGCCGTGA
- a CDS encoding metallopeptidase family protein — MSRSRRTTVQTPTQRGRGRDRHGRGIRSSATGPFLPPLRTRIDTFDMTIASTVDYLRMVWPAELADVTFEVAPGPVGVMEGVGVERYAVDARSRRITFYRLPIQRLSRLHRNDEFHQRMVIESCVFRGVAELLGKDPWDLAPDRFRRY, encoded by the coding sequence ATGTCTCGTTCACGCCGCACAACCGTGCAGACTCCGACCCAGCGCGGTCGGGGGCGGGACCGTCACGGCCGTGGCATCCGCAGTTCTGCGACCGGGCCGTTTCTGCCGCCGCTGCGTACGCGCATCGACACGTTCGACATGACCATCGCTTCAACCGTGGACTATCTGCGGATGGTCTGGCCGGCCGAACTGGCCGATGTGACCTTCGAGGTCGCCCCCGGTCCGGTCGGCGTGATGGAGGGTGTGGGGGTGGAACGATATGCGGTCGATGCCCGTTCACGACGCATCACGTTCTATAGGCTGCCGATCCAGCGGTTGAGCCGGCTGCACCGCAATGACGAGTTCCATCAGCGGATGGTCATCGAGAGCTGTGTGTTCCGGGGAGTAGCCGAGTTGCTCGGCAAGGACCCCTGGGATCTGGCCCCTGACCGCTTCCGTCGCTACTAG
- a CDS encoding DUF4350 domain-containing protein: MSGPVAPARPAAPASSTPTVRAALRRSVFWVVAGLGALLVAVIAFVITGVAGTSGPPLAADSPNPGGGMAVVEVLRQQGVTVLPVDTLDEAAAAVDADPTATVFVSDASGYLTADRLTELGTLAPHTVVADPDFRLLQVLAPEVGFGGVSTADKLTAQCELPAAERAGSISPGGKTLGLPAGSVGYTGCFPGDGSTFSVVERVTDGRTLTLVADTSVFANDEIATFGNAALALSLLGQDDTLVWYLPTIGDVAATGPPSLGDLTPGWVTPVMVLLFVVAITAMVWRGRRFGPLVAEDLPVVVRASETMEGRARLYARGNARLRAIDAIRIGAVTRMARAAGLPRTAALDDVVRTVAALTGRDPVGVHTLLVGDVPATDAALMRLSDAVAELEAATIRAVRPPGSAPDSPPSTGRMEP, translated from the coding sequence GTGAGCGGCCCCGTCGCGCCGGCCCGGCCGGCCGCGCCGGCCTCGAGCACGCCCACAGTGCGCGCCGCGCTGCGTCGATCGGTGTTCTGGGTGGTGGCCGGGCTCGGCGCACTGCTTGTCGCCGTCATCGCCTTCGTCATCACCGGGGTCGCCGGCACCAGTGGTCCCCCGCTCGCCGCGGACAGCCCGAACCCGGGTGGCGGTATGGCCGTCGTCGAGGTGCTGCGTCAGCAGGGGGTCACCGTGCTGCCGGTCGACACCCTCGACGAGGCCGCCGCAGCGGTCGACGCCGACCCGACGGCGACCGTGTTCGTCTCCGACGCATCCGGATATCTCACCGCCGACCGACTCACCGAACTGGGCACGCTGGCCCCGCACACCGTCGTGGCCGACCCCGATTTCCGGCTCTTGCAGGTGTTGGCCCCCGAGGTGGGATTCGGCGGTGTCTCCACCGCGGACAAGCTCACCGCCCAGTGCGAGCTCCCGGCCGCGGAGCGTGCCGGCAGCATCTCCCCCGGCGGCAAGACGTTGGGCCTGCCGGCGGGCAGCGTCGGCTACACGGGCTGTTTCCCCGGCGACGGCTCCACGTTCTCCGTCGTCGAACGGGTCACGGATGGCCGCACCCTCACGCTGGTCGCCGACACGTCGGTGTTCGCCAACGATGAGATCGCCACCTTCGGTAACGCCGCGCTGGCCCTGAGCCTGCTCGGCCAGGACGACACCCTGGTCTGGTACCTGCCGACGATCGGTGACGTCGCCGCCACCGGGCCGCCGTCGCTCGGCGATCTGACTCCCGGGTGGGTGACGCCGGTGATGGTGCTCCTGTTCGTCGTGGCGATTACGGCCATGGTGTGGCGGGGCCGCCGTTTCGGCCCCCTCGTCGCCGAAGACCTGCCCGTGGTGGTGCGCGCCAGCGAGACCATGGAGGGCCGCGCCCGGCTCTACGCCCGGGGCAACGCACGGCTGCGGGCGATCGACGCGATCCGTATCGGTGCCGTCACGCGCATGGCCCGGGCCGCCGGTCTGCCGCGCACCGCGGCGCTGGACGACGTGGTGCGCACGGTTGCCGCGCTCACCGGCCGCGACCCCGTCGGCGTGCACACGCTGCTCGTCGGCGACGTGCCGGCCACCGACGCGGCCCTGATGCGCCTGTCTGATGCCGTCGCCGAACTCGAGGCAGCCACCATCCGGGCCGTGCGCCCGCCCGGCTCCGCCCCAGACTCTCCCCCGTCAACCGGAAGAATGGAACCATGA
- a CDS encoding DUF58 domain-containing protein: MTLTGRFVLLVALGVVPIVLLGTTPELALAVLGGWVLLAVALGGLDLSLAASPRRLTLTRVLPARVRLGEAVTSELYLTNEGPRRLRGTVRDAWQPSAGAGNNRTPVTLPTGERRRIALTLRPYRRGERTASHVTVRSHGPLGLWSRQATLQAPARIRVLPPFHSRKHLPSRIARLKELDGRTSVLVRGQGTEFDSLREYVRGDDVRSIDWRATARRNDVVVRTWRPERDRRIVIVIDTGRTSSARVADEPRLDTAFEAALLLAALASRAGDRVDFLAWDRRVRARVQGASGAELLSRMVDGMALIEPELIEMDWTALPGQIRAITGQHALVVLLTPMDAPGASTGLLSVLGQLTQRHTVLVASVTDPGVVDLVQSRATREEVYRAASAERTMLDGARVEAAVRQLGADVVTGSPERLPPALADRYIALKAAGRL, translated from the coding sequence ATGACGCTGACCGGCCGGTTCGTCCTCCTCGTCGCCCTCGGCGTCGTGCCCATCGTGCTGCTCGGCACCACGCCGGAGCTGGCCCTGGCGGTCCTGGGCGGCTGGGTGCTGCTCGCCGTGGCGCTCGGCGGCCTCGACCTCAGCCTGGCCGCCTCCCCGCGGCGGCTCACGCTCACCCGCGTGCTTCCGGCCCGGGTGCGCCTGGGCGAGGCGGTGACCAGCGAGCTGTACCTCACCAACGAGGGCCCCCGCCGCTTACGCGGGACCGTTCGGGACGCCTGGCAGCCCTCGGCCGGGGCGGGCAACAACCGCACGCCCGTGACCCTGCCCACCGGCGAACGACGACGGATCGCGCTCACCCTCCGGCCGTACCGGCGTGGGGAGCGCACGGCCTCGCACGTGACCGTGCGGTCGCACGGGCCGCTCGGGCTCTGGTCCCGGCAGGCCACCTTGCAGGCGCCCGCTCGCATCCGGGTGCTGCCGCCCTTCCACTCGCGCAAGCACCTGCCCTCGCGCATCGCCCGGCTCAAGGAACTGGACGGCCGCACGAGCGTGTTGGTGCGCGGTCAGGGCACCGAATTCGACTCGCTGCGCGAATATGTGCGCGGCGACGATGTGCGCTCGATCGACTGGCGCGCGACGGCCCGCCGCAACGACGTCGTGGTGCGCACCTGGCGCCCAGAGCGCGACCGGCGCATCGTCATCGTGATCGACACCGGCCGCACCTCCTCCGCCCGGGTCGCCGACGAACCGCGCCTCGACACGGCGTTCGAAGCGGCGCTGCTGCTCGCCGCGCTGGCCTCCCGGGCCGGCGACCGGGTCGATTTCCTCGCCTGGGACCGCCGGGTGCGGGCTCGGGTGCAGGGCGCATCCGGTGCCGAACTGCTCAGCCGCATGGTCGACGGCATGGCGCTGATCGAACCCGAGCTCATCGAGATGGACTGGACGGCGCTGCCCGGTCAGATCCGGGCGATCACGGGCCAGCACGCGCTCGTGGTGCTGCTCACACCGATGGATGCGCCCGGTGCGTCAACGGGACTGCTGTCGGTTCTCGGCCAGCTCACCCAACGGCACACCGTGCTGGTGGCCTCGGTGACCGACCCCGGCGTGGTCGATCTCGTGCAGAGCCGCGCCACCCGCGAGGAGGTGTACCGCGCGGCATCCGCCGAACGCACCATGCTCGACGGCGCACGCGTCGAGGCCGCCGTACGGCAACTCGGCGCAGACGTGGTGACCGGGTCCCCGGAGCGGCTGCCGCCGGCACTGGCCGACCGGTACATCGCACTCAAGGCCGCCGGCCGGCTCTGA
- a CDS encoding RDD family protein, with the protein MAEPWKAADHGEDSLIEHELVTGEAVALDVRPASVFLRGAGTMIDWVAYVGLFLLMALVVSVVFGDGIDEALAQALAISGLVFSLLIVPMLVETVSHGRSLGRWAIGARIVRDDGGATGLRHSFIRALMGVIEIFLTFGGLAVTCALLNSRSKRLGDLLAGTYSQHERVPRISEPTFVIPPVLESWAATVDVARLPDRLSRRVAQFLRQAHQLSPATRVRLAETLAAEVAPFVSPLPPVPPEYLLIGVAEVRRNREYAGHLLERGRLDTLAPVLTGLPHDFPNR; encoded by the coding sequence ATGGCTGAGCCCTGGAAAGCGGCCGATCATGGTGAAGATTCCCTGATCGAGCATGAGCTGGTGACCGGAGAGGCGGTTGCCCTGGACGTTCGCCCGGCGAGCGTCTTCCTGCGCGGCGCCGGCACCATGATCGACTGGGTGGCCTACGTGGGGCTTTTCCTGCTCATGGCGCTGGTCGTGTCCGTCGTCTTCGGCGATGGCATCGACGAGGCCCTCGCTCAGGCACTGGCGATTTCCGGGCTGGTGTTCTCGCTCCTGATCGTGCCGATGCTCGTGGAGACCGTGTCGCACGGCCGCTCGCTCGGCCGGTGGGCGATCGGGGCGCGCATCGTGCGCGACGACGGCGGGGCCACCGGGCTGCGGCATTCGTTCATCCGCGCGCTCATGGGTGTCATCGAGATCTTCCTCACCTTCGGCGGCCTTGCGGTCACCTGCGCCCTCCTCAATTCCCGCTCAAAGCGGCTCGGCGACTTGCTCGCCGGCACCTACAGCCAGCACGAACGGGTACCGCGGATCAGCGAGCCCACCTTCGTGATCCCGCCCGTGCTGGAGTCTTGGGCCGCAACCGTCGACGTCGCGCGTCTGCCCGACCGTCTCTCCCGCCGGGTGGCGCAGTTCCTGCGGCAGGCACATCAGCTCTCCCCAGCCACCCGGGTGCGTCTGGCCGAGACCCTGGCCGCTGAGGTGGCACCGTTCGTGTCTCCCCTGCCCCCGGTGCCGCCGGAGTACCTGCTCATCGGGGTGGCCGAGGTGCGCCGCAACCGCGAGTACGCCGGCCACCTGCTCGAGCGCGGCCGCCTCGACACCCTGGCCCCGGTCCTCACCGGCCTGCCCCACGACTTCCCCAACCGCTGA
- a CDS encoding AAA family ATPase has product MTSHAATSAETSPPAEVPVPDAATPVDELRRALAQVRTEVGKAVVGQDGAVTGLIIALLARGHVLLEGVPGVAKTLLVRSLSHALSLDTKRVQFTPDLMPGDVTGSLIYDAKAGEFEFRNGPVFTNILLADEINRTPPKTQSALLEAMEERQVSVDGLSLALPEPFIVAATMNPIEYEGTYTLPEAQLDRFLLKLVLDIPERDVELEVLRRHATGFSPRDLTAAGVTPVLGAADLAAAQASVAAVGASPDVLAYIVDLARATRQSPSAKLGVSPRGTTALLASAKAWAWLSGYASITPDHVQAMVLPVWRHRIQLRPEAELEGITVDAILHGVLQQVQVPI; this is encoded by the coding sequence ATGACCAGTCACGCCGCGACATCCGCCGAGACCTCCCCGCCGGCCGAGGTGCCCGTACCAGACGCCGCCACCCCGGTCGATGAGCTGCGCCGGGCCCTGGCCCAGGTGCGTACCGAGGTCGGCAAGGCCGTCGTCGGTCAGGACGGCGCGGTCACCGGCCTGATCATCGCCCTGCTGGCCCGCGGGCATGTGCTCCTCGAGGGTGTTCCCGGAGTCGCCAAGACGTTGCTGGTGCGCTCGCTCAGCCACGCGCTGAGCCTGGACACCAAGCGGGTGCAGTTCACCCCCGACCTGATGCCCGGCGATGTCACGGGCTCGCTCATCTACGACGCGAAGGCCGGCGAGTTCGAGTTCCGCAACGGGCCGGTGTTCACGAACATCCTGCTCGCCGACGAGATCAACCGCACGCCGCCGAAGACGCAGTCCGCGCTGTTGGAGGCCATGGAGGAACGCCAGGTGAGCGTGGACGGGCTCTCCCTGGCCCTGCCAGAGCCCTTCATCGTCGCGGCGACCATGAACCCGATCGAATACGAGGGCACCTACACGCTGCCCGAAGCGCAGCTGGACCGGTTCCTGCTCAAGCTCGTGCTCGATATCCCCGAGCGGGACGTGGAGCTCGAGGTCCTGCGCCGGCACGCAACCGGGTTCAGCCCGCGCGACCTGACCGCGGCCGGGGTCACCCCGGTGCTCGGCGCGGCCGACCTGGCCGCCGCGCAGGCATCCGTCGCCGCCGTCGGCGCCAGCCCGGATGTGCTCGCCTACATCGTCGACCTGGCCAGGGCCACCCGGCAGAGCCCCTCGGCCAAGCTGGGCGTGAGCCCCCGCGGCACCACGGCGCTGCTCGCCAGCGCCAAGGCCTGGGCCTGGCTGAGCGGCTATGCGTCGATCACGCCCGACCATGTCCAGGCGATGGTCCTGCCGGTCTGGCGGCACCGCATCCAGCTGCGCCCCGAGGCCGAGCTGGAAGGCATCACCGTCGACGCCATCCTGCACGGCGTGCTGCAGCAGGTCCAGGTTCCGATCTAA
- a CDS encoding stage II sporulation protein M has protein sequence MDLDAYSAAHRAEWDRLAALGRRRSLSGAQSDELIQGYQAGATQLSVIKTSAGSTLQGDRLSVILSRARLRFTGAGTNVLSQLPRFFLVQLPAALYRLRWLTLAVAVVTVLVATLYAVWALNNPAVLANFGSPAELEQLANQSFVSYYLENPAASFAGRVWTNNAWIAAQCVAFGILGVYVPYIVLQNAQNLGVTAAVMFSYDQADTFFLYIAPHGLLELTAIFVAAAAGLRIFWAWIAPGARTRGQALAEDARALFTVAVGLVFVLLVSGILEGFVTPAPWPWPVKIGIGAAALLAFLAYMLVLGGKATRAGETGDLAEFEAGSARVFAG, from the coding sequence ATGGATCTTGACGCGTATTCTGCGGCGCACCGCGCCGAGTGGGACCGCCTGGCCGCCCTCGGCCGCCGGCGGAGTCTCAGCGGTGCCCAGTCCGACGAGCTGATCCAGGGCTACCAGGCCGGGGCCACGCAACTGTCCGTGATCAAGACGTCCGCGGGGTCGACGCTGCAGGGCGACCGACTGTCGGTGATCCTGTCCCGGGCCCGCTTGCGGTTCACTGGCGCCGGGACGAACGTGCTGTCCCAGCTGCCCCGGTTCTTCCTCGTGCAGCTGCCTGCCGCGCTGTACCGCCTGCGCTGGCTGACCCTGGCCGTCGCCGTGGTGACGGTGCTGGTCGCCACGCTCTACGCCGTCTGGGCGTTGAACAACCCGGCGGTCCTGGCCAACTTCGGCTCGCCCGCCGAACTCGAGCAACTGGCCAACCAGAGCTTCGTGTCGTACTACTTGGAGAATCCGGCGGCCTCGTTCGCCGGGCGGGTCTGGACCAACAACGCCTGGATCGCCGCGCAGTGTGTCGCCTTCGGCATCCTGGGCGTGTACGTGCCGTACATCGTCCTGCAGAACGCCCAGAATCTCGGCGTCACCGCGGCCGTGATGTTCTCCTACGACCAGGCCGACACCTTCTTTCTGTACATCGCCCCGCACGGCCTGCTGGAGCTCACCGCGATCTTCGTGGCCGCGGCGGCCGGGCTGCGGATCTTCTGGGCTTGGATCGCCCCGGGCGCACGCACTCGCGGGCAGGCGCTGGCCGAGGATGCCCGCGCCCTGTTCACCGTGGCCGTCGGCCTGGTCTTCGTGCTGCTGGTCTCGGGGATCCTCGAGGGTTTCGTCACACCGGCACCCTGGCCGTGGCCGGTGAAGATCGGCATCGGGGCTGCGGCGCTGCTCGCGTTCCTCGCCTACATGCTCGTGCTCGGCGGCAAAGCGACCCGCGCCGGCGAGACCGGGGACCTGGCCGAGTTCGAGGCCGGGAGCGCCCGGGTCTTCGCCGGCTGA
- the mtrA gene encoding MtrAB system response regulator MtrA: MNSRILVVDDDPALAEMIGIVLQGEGFEPHFCADGSLALDAFHSVAPDLVLLDLMLPGLDGIEVCTLIRAESGTPIIMLTAKSDTTDVVKGLESGADDYMVKPFNPKELVARIRTRLRPVPAEAPASLQIGDLIVDAAGHEVKRGDQSINLTPLEFDLLLALASKPQQVFTREMLLEQVWGYHYKADTRLVNVHVQRLRAKVEDDPDNPRIVMTVRGVGYRAGAAG, encoded by the coding sequence ATGAACTCACGCATTTTGGTTGTCGACGATGACCCCGCACTGGCTGAGATGATCGGCATCGTGCTGCAGGGCGAAGGCTTCGAGCCGCATTTCTGCGCGGACGGCTCGTTGGCGCTCGACGCGTTCCACAGCGTCGCCCCCGACCTCGTGCTCCTGGACCTGATGCTGCCGGGTCTGGACGGCATCGAGGTCTGCACGCTCATCCGCGCCGAATCCGGTACCCCCATCATCATGCTCACGGCCAAGTCCGATACGACGGATGTGGTCAAGGGCCTGGAGTCGGGCGCAGACGACTACATGGTCAAACCGTTCAACCCCAAGGAACTGGTCGCCCGGATCCGCACGAGACTCCGCCCCGTTCCCGCGGAGGCGCCCGCGAGCCTGCAGATCGGCGACCTCATCGTGGATGCCGCCGGTCACGAGGTCAAGCGTGGTGACCAGAGCATCAACCTCACCCCGCTGGAGTTCGATCTGCTGCTGGCCCTGGCCTCCAAGCCGCAACAGGTCTTCACCCGCGAGATGTTGCTCGAGCAGGTGTGGGGCTACCACTACAAGGCCGATACCCGGCTGGTGAACGTGCACGTGCAGCGGCTGCGCGCCAAGGTCGAAGACGATCCGGACAACCCGCGCATCGTGATGACCGTGCGCGGTGTCGGCTACCGGGCCGGCGCGGCCGGCTAG
- a CDS encoding glycosyltransferase family 39 protein, with the protein MTTALPSSRALAAPNGRISVRQAWPDALLIGIFGMMLGLALAWQPSLWFDEAATVSATMRSWPELGRMLQSVDAVHGLYYAGMHLWLDLVGYSPIALRLPSAVAVGVAAALIVLLVRTRAGRGTAVLAGVAFCLLPRVTWMGTEGRSYALTAALAVALTLVFLAAWRRGPAPRRIRALWWTLYAVAAVGCTLVFIYLAFLVAAHGATALWTVWAGRRRDRAARASLIGWAIAAGAAAILLLPFALAVVRQSGQVSWIAPISWGTWNGVFVTQWFYLNPLFAVVGWVLVALGILFLILAGLRTRSTGAGAPRNVSGNPSLLSIAVPWLVVPTIGVILASLVVSPLYSPRYLTYCAPAVAILIGVALGRLRRRWLAVTAVLLLAALAAPQFVAQRQPEAKQNSSWSEVASLIESERATRPGERAAIVYGPVRQHPAATTRVIAYSYPDAFAGLIDVKLKTPAAQTGQLWETRYPLDEVTDRFDGVDAVWLVTSNKQDWRPSVTAKLADLGYSLTEEWALTGVNVLRYER; encoded by the coding sequence ATGACCACCGCCCTTCCGTCCTCGCGTGCGCTTGCTGCGCCGAACGGCCGCATCTCGGTACGACAGGCCTGGCCTGATGCGCTGCTGATCGGTATTTTCGGCATGATGCTCGGTCTTGCGTTGGCCTGGCAGCCGTCGCTCTGGTTCGACGAGGCGGCCACGGTGTCCGCCACCATGCGCAGCTGGCCCGAGCTCGGCCGGATGCTGCAGAGCGTCGACGCCGTGCACGGCTTGTACTACGCCGGCATGCACCTGTGGCTCGACCTGGTCGGCTACTCCCCGATCGCTCTCCGGCTTCCGAGCGCCGTCGCGGTCGGCGTCGCCGCGGCCCTGATCGTGCTCCTGGTGCGCACCCGGGCCGGTCGGGGTACCGCCGTGCTGGCCGGTGTGGCCTTCTGCCTGCTCCCTCGCGTCACCTGGATGGGCACCGAGGGGCGCTCCTACGCGCTCACGGCAGCCCTGGCGGTGGCTCTGACCCTGGTGTTCCTGGCCGCCTGGCGCCGCGGACCCGCTCCACGGCGCATCCGGGCACTCTGGTGGACGCTGTACGCCGTGGCCGCCGTCGGCTGCACCCTGGTCTTCATCTATCTCGCCTTCCTCGTGGCCGCCCACGGAGCCACCGCCCTGTGGACGGTCTGGGCAGGTCGCCGCCGCGACCGGGCGGCCCGGGCATCGCTCATCGGCTGGGCCATCGCGGCCGGCGCCGCCGCGATTCTGTTGCTGCCTTTCGCGCTGGCCGTGGTGCGCCAGTCCGGTCAGGTGAGTTGGATCGCCCCGATCAGCTGGGGCACCTGGAACGGTGTGTTCGTGACGCAGTGGTTCTACCTGAACCCGCTCTTCGCCGTGGTCGGCTGGGTTCTGGTGGCACTGGGCATCCTGTTCTTGATTCTCGCCGGCCTTCGTACCAGGAGCACGGGCGCCGGTGCCCCCCGAAATGTGTCGGGCAACCCGTCCTTGCTGTCGATCGCGGTGCCGTGGCTGGTGGTGCCGACCATCGGCGTGATCCTCGCGTCGCTGGTGGTCTCGCCGCTGTACTCCCCGCGCTATCTCACCTACTGCGCCCCGGCCGTCGCGATCCTGATCGGGGTCGCCCTCGGACGGTTGCGGCGGCGCTGGCTGGCCGTGACGGCGGTGCTGCTTCTGGCCGCGCTGGCCGCGCCGCAATTCGTGGCCCAACGCCAGCCGGAGGCCAAACAGAATTCATCGTGGAGCGAGGTGGCCAGCCTCATCGAGTCGGAGCGCGCCACACGCCCCGGCGAGAGAGCCGCCATCGTGTACGGGCCCGTGCGGCAGCATCCGGCCGCGACCACCCGGGTGATCGCCTACTCCTACCCGGATGCCTTCGCCGGGCTCATCGACGTGAAGCTCAAGACGCCCGCCGCCCAGACCGGTCAGCTGTGGGAGACCCGGTACCCGCTGGACGAGGTGACCGACCGGTTCGACGGGGTCGATGCGGTGTGGCTGGTCACGAGCAACAAGCAGGACTGGCGGCCGAGCGTCACCGCGAAGCTCGCCGACCTGGGCTACTCGCTCACCGAGGAGTGGGCGCTCACCGGCGTGAACGTGCTCCGCTACGAGCGCTGA